Proteins encoded together in one Streptomyces sp. B1I3 window:
- a CDS encoding NAD(P)/FAD-dependent oxidoreductase — protein sequence MPDSTFSAGDALPAIDRTEDRPVYVIGGGPGGLAAAAALRARGVRAVVLEKSTEVGASWRRHYDRLHLHTIRRWSALPGLAMPRRFGRWVSRDDMVRYLEKYAEHHDLEVVTGVEVSRIDRTADGTGWQLSATGGRVLTGRAVVVATGFNHTPRLPGWPGRAGFTGELVHAAEYRGPAPYAGRDVLVVGIGNTGAEIAVDLVEGGASRVRIAVRTTPHIVRRSTAGWPAQATAVLVRRLPVRLVDRAGRLMSRVSVPDLAAQGLPRPDTGLYSRVREGAIPVQDVGLIDAVRSGRVVPVAAVESFDGDDVVLADGSRITPDAVIAATGYERRLEGLVGHLGVLDARGRPVVHGGRTPKQAPGLYFTGFTNPISGMLREMARDARKIARKLAAAG from the coding sequence ATGCCAGACAGCACGTTTTCCGCCGGTGACGCCCTTCCCGCCATCGACCGCACCGAGGACCGGCCGGTCTACGTGATCGGCGGCGGGCCGGGCGGTCTCGCCGCCGCGGCCGCCCTGCGGGCGCGGGGCGTCCGGGCGGTCGTCCTCGAGAAGTCCACCGAGGTCGGGGCGTCCTGGCGGCGCCACTACGACCGGCTGCACCTCCACACGATCCGGCGCTGGTCGGCGCTGCCGGGGCTGGCGATGCCCCGCCGGTTCGGGCGGTGGGTGTCGCGCGACGACATGGTGCGCTACCTGGAGAAGTACGCCGAACACCACGACCTGGAAGTGGTCACGGGCGTCGAGGTGTCCCGGATCGACCGGACCGCCGACGGCACGGGCTGGCAGCTGAGCGCCACCGGGGGCCGGGTGCTCACCGGGCGGGCCGTGGTGGTGGCCACCGGGTTCAACCACACTCCCCGCCTGCCCGGTTGGCCAGGCCGTGCGGGCTTCACGGGGGAACTGGTGCACGCCGCGGAGTACCGCGGCCCGGCCCCGTACGCCGGCCGGGACGTCCTCGTGGTCGGCATCGGCAACACCGGCGCGGAGATCGCCGTGGACCTCGTCGAGGGGGGCGCGTCCCGGGTGAGGATCGCGGTCCGCACGACTCCGCACATCGTGCGCCGCTCCACGGCGGGCTGGCCCGCACAGGCGACCGCCGTCCTGGTCCGCAGGCTGCCGGTCCGGCTCGTCGACCGGGCGGGCCGCCTGATGAGCCGTGTCTCCGTCCCCGACCTGGCGGCCCAGGGCCTCCCCCGCCCGGACACGGGCCTGTACTCCCGGGTCCGGGAGGGTGCGATCCCCGTCCAGGACGTCGGGCTGATCGACGCGGTCAGGAGCGGCAGGGTGGTCCCGGTGGCGGCCGTCGAGTCGTTCGACGGGGACGATGTGGTGCTGGCCGACGGGTCCCGGATCACCCCCGACGCGGTGATCGCGGCGACCGGCTACGAACGTCGCCTCGAAGGTCTGGTGGGCCACCTCGGCGTACTGGACGCCCGGGGCCGCCCCGTGGTGCACGGTGGCCGCACCCCGAAGCAGGCGCCGGGGCTGTACTTCACGGGCTTCACCAACCCGATCAGCGGGATGCTGCGGGAGATGGCCCGGGACGCCCGGAAGATAGCCAGGAAGCTGGCCGCCGCGGGGTAG
- a CDS encoding MFS transporter, translating to MLGHVNRTAETESAADAAVPPRRPSRPRIHRAWIVAAVTFVTIIGGAAFNSLPGLLIDPLHTEFGWSRGEIGLAVSLDMALYGLTAPFAAALMDRFGIRRVVVVALSAVAAGALASVWMTAAWQLMLYWGLLVGLGTGSMAMAFSATVTNRWFVARRGLVTGILTAAGASGQLVFLPLCAWIVDAHGWRPASVTVALAALVVVPFVWLLMRDHPADVGLAPYGGAYVEKPAPAVGAATRTVRVLRDAARTGPFWLLAGSFAICGASTNGLMRTHFVPSAHDEGMEITTAASLLALIGIFDIIGTVFSGWLTDRFDARRLLAVYYALRGASLLVLPLLMTSPSVHPPMVFFIVFYGLDWVATVPPTLALCREQYGEDSAIVFGWVLASHQVGAALVAFLGGVARDAFGSYDVVWYASGALCATAALMALVIRRKQAAAPGHPLGRSALGD from the coding sequence ATGCTGGGCCACGTGAACCGGACAGCCGAAACCGAAAGCGCGGCCGACGCCGCCGTCCCGCCTCGTCGCCCGTCCCGCCCGCGGATCCACCGGGCATGGATCGTCGCCGCCGTCACCTTCGTGACGATCATCGGCGGTGCGGCCTTCAATTCCCTGCCGGGCCTCCTCATCGACCCCCTTCACACGGAGTTCGGCTGGTCGCGCGGTGAGATCGGGCTCGCCGTCTCCCTCGACATGGCGCTCTACGGGCTGACCGCGCCGTTCGCCGCGGCTCTGATGGACCGGTTCGGCATCCGCCGGGTCGTGGTCGTCGCGTTGAGCGCGGTGGCCGCGGGTGCGCTGGCGAGCGTCTGGATGACGGCGGCCTGGCAGCTGATGCTCTACTGGGGCCTGCTCGTCGGCCTGGGCACGGGCTCGATGGCGATGGCCTTCTCCGCCACCGTCACCAACCGCTGGTTCGTCGCCCGACGCGGCCTGGTCACCGGCATCCTCACCGCGGCCGGTGCCTCCGGCCAGCTGGTCTTCCTGCCGCTGTGCGCCTGGATCGTGGACGCGCACGGCTGGCGTCCGGCCTCGGTGACGGTCGCCCTGGCCGCGCTCGTGGTCGTCCCCTTCGTCTGGCTCCTCATGCGTGACCACCCGGCCGACGTGGGCCTCGCCCCCTACGGCGGCGCGTACGTGGAGAAGCCGGCGCCCGCCGTGGGTGCCGCGACCCGCACGGTCCGCGTCCTGAGGGACGCGGCCCGCACCGGGCCGTTCTGGCTGCTGGCCGGCTCCTTCGCGATCTGCGGCGCCTCCACCAACGGCCTGATGCGCACCCACTTCGTGCCCTCGGCCCACGACGAGGGCATGGAGATCACCACGGCGGCCTCCCTGCTGGCCCTCATCGGCATCTTCGACATCATCGGCACGGTCTTCAGCGGCTGGCTCACGGACCGCTTCGACGCCCGCAGGCTGCTGGCCGTCTACTACGCGCTGCGCGGGGCCTCCCTGCTGGTCCTGCCCCTGCTGATGACCAGCCCCTCCGTGCATCCGCCGATGGTCTTCTTCATCGTCTTCTACGGTCTGGACTGGGTCGCCACCGTCCCGCCCACCCTGGCCCTGTGCCGCGAGCAGTACGGCGAGGACAGCGCGATCGTCTTCGGCTGGGTCCTGGCCTCCCACCAGGTGGGGGCGGCCCTGGTGGCGTTCCTGGGCGGCGTGGCTCGCGATGCGTTCGGCTCGTACGACGTGGTCTGGTACGCCTCGGGCGCCCTGTGCGCGACCGCGGCTCTGATGGCCCTGGTGATCCGCCGCAAGCAGGCCGCTGCCCCTGGGCACCCGCTCGGACGGTCGGCGCTGGGTGACTGA
- a CDS encoding DUF2809 domain-containing protein yields MAAALVTVAAGLGVRSVVGGVLAKYAGDALYTVLIHAVVVLVVPRVRPLTAAGVALASSWAVELAQLTGVPAELSRGSAVARLVLGSTFNAPDLFWYVAGAGLARAAHAGATARRGRRRS; encoded by the coding sequence CTGGCCGCTGCTCTCGTGACCGTGGCCGCGGGGCTCGGCGTCCGTTCGGTCGTGGGCGGCGTCCTGGCGAAGTACGCGGGTGACGCGCTGTACACCGTGCTGATCCACGCGGTCGTGGTCCTCGTCGTGCCCCGGGTGAGGCCGCTGACGGCCGCCGGCGTGGCCCTGGCGTCCAGCTGGGCGGTGGAGCTCGCCCAGTTGACCGGTGTACCGGCCGAGTTGTCCCGGGGGAGTGCCGTGGCCCGGCTGGTCCTGGGGTCGACCTTCAACGCCCCGGACCTGTTCTGGTACGTGGCGGGAGCCGGGCTCGCCCGGGCGGCCCACGCCGGAGCCACGGCCCGGCGCGGGCGCCGCAGGTCATGA
- a CDS encoding GlxA family transcriptional regulator: MRHRVVVLALDGLLPFELGIPQRIFGRSLGSEPHGRRELYDVVTCSVRPPGPVRTDADFSIVVEHGPEALATADTVVVPASYELGPVYTEGRLTDELAAAFAHVRPGTRMVSICTGSYVLAAAGYLDGRPATTHWSAADHFQELFPEVRVDPDVLFIDDGDVLTSAGVAAGIDLCLHIVRRDHGTAVANDVARRTVVPPHREGGQAQYIQRPVPEARSATTTAARVWALGRLEQPISLRDMAQQESMSVRTFTRRFREEVGVSPGQWLTQQRVERARQLLESTDLSIDQVARDAGFGTATSLRQHVQATLGVPPTAYRRAFRSTIASRTP; encoded by the coding sequence ATGCGGCACCGTGTCGTCGTACTCGCCCTCGACGGACTGCTCCCCTTCGAACTCGGCATTCCCCAGCGGATCTTCGGCCGTTCGCTGGGCTCCGAACCGCACGGCAGGCGGGAGTTGTACGACGTCGTGACCTGCTCGGTCCGCCCGCCGGGCCCGGTCCGTACCGACGCCGACTTCAGCATCGTCGTCGAGCACGGCCCGGAGGCGCTGGCCACCGCCGACACCGTCGTCGTCCCGGCGTCGTACGAACTCGGCCCCGTGTACACGGAGGGCAGACTCACCGACGAGCTCGCCGCCGCCTTCGCCCACGTCCGGCCCGGGACCCGGATGGTGTCCATCTGCACGGGCAGCTACGTGCTCGCCGCGGCCGGATACCTCGACGGCCGTCCCGCCACCACCCACTGGTCGGCCGCCGACCACTTCCAGGAGCTCTTCCCGGAGGTCCGGGTCGACCCGGACGTCCTCTTCATCGACGACGGGGACGTGCTGACCTCCGCCGGGGTGGCCGCCGGGATCGACCTCTGTCTGCACATCGTGCGCCGCGACCACGGCACCGCCGTCGCCAACGACGTCGCCCGCCGCACCGTGGTGCCGCCGCACCGCGAAGGGGGCCAGGCGCAGTACATCCAGCGGCCCGTCCCCGAGGCGCGGTCCGCCACGACGACCGCCGCTCGGGTCTGGGCACTGGGGCGGCTGGAGCAGCCGATCTCGCTGCGCGACATGGCCCAGCAGGAGTCGATGAGCGTACGCACCTTCACCCGCCGCTTCCGCGAGGAGGTCGGCGTCAGCCCGGGGCAGTGGCTCACCCAGCAGCGGGTGGAGCGGGCACGGCAGCTGCTCGAATCCACGGACCTGTCGATCGACCAGGTCGCCCGGGACGCCGGGTTCGGCACGGCGACCTCCCTGCGCCAGCACGTGCAGGCGACGCTGGGCGTACCGCCGACGGCCTACCGGCGGGCGTTCCGCTCGACGATCGCGAGCCGGACCCCGTAG
- a CDS encoding ATP-binding protein: protein MQVLQVQLEVGPDPAEVGRARRWARSRLIGSGVADDEPLAETLILLISELVTNAVVHTGCPAVLRMLFGSGSLGTVRVEVADTSCRPPQQRHAVGEDTGGRGLELVDGLADRWGWQPEGAGKQIWCEVDRGDPVMVPVIDDQPGDCARI from the coding sequence GTGCAGGTGCTTCAGGTGCAGCTGGAGGTCGGGCCGGATCCCGCGGAGGTGGGCCGGGCCCGCAGATGGGCGCGGTCACGGCTGATCGGGTCCGGCGTGGCGGATGACGAGCCGCTCGCCGAGACGCTCATCCTGCTGATCTCGGAGCTCGTCACCAACGCGGTGGTCCACACGGGCTGCCCGGCCGTGCTGCGGATGCTGTTCGGATCCGGATCGCTGGGAACCGTACGGGTCGAGGTGGCCGACACCAGTTGCCGCCCGCCCCAGCAGCGCCACGCCGTGGGCGAGGACACGGGCGGCCGGGGCCTGGAGCTCGTGGACGGCTTGGCCGACCGCTGGGGATGGCAGCCGGAAGGGGCCGGGAAGCAAATCTGGTGCGAGGTCGACCGGGGCGATCCGGTGATGGTTCCGGTGATCGACGACCAGCCCGGCGACTGCGCCCGTATCTGA
- a CDS encoding EF-hand domain-containing protein, which yields MDSAEYERKIAHRFAAFDQDGNGYIDRADFNAAAARLLTEFGTTARCDKGQALYTGAEAFWQGMAGIADVDGDQRVTREEFVGGAVKRLRDNPGRFAEIARPFLRAAIAVADSGVHEGAAPASAPVAAVERALRVLGAGADVASVAAQSLDADHDGRVAETDAVAALSAYFTVIEPDA from the coding sequence ATGGACAGTGCAGAGTACGAGCGCAAGATCGCACACCGGTTCGCCGCCTTCGACCAGGACGGCAACGGCTACATCGATCGCGCCGATTTCAACGCCGCGGCGGCACGTCTGCTCACCGAATTCGGTACGACGGCCCGCTGTGACAAGGGTCAGGCCCTCTACACGGGTGCCGAGGCCTTCTGGCAGGGCATGGCGGGCATCGCCGACGTGGACGGGGACCAGCGCGTCACCCGGGAGGAGTTCGTGGGCGGGGCCGTGAAGCGGCTGCGCGACAACCCCGGACGCTTCGCGGAGATCGCTCGCCCCTTCCTGCGGGCGGCGATCGCCGTCGCCGACTCCGGGGTCCACGAAGGGGCCGCACCCGCCTCGGCCCCCGTCGCGGCCGTGGAGCGGGCCCTGAGGGTCCTGGGGGCCGGAGCCGACGTCGCGAGCGTCGCGGCGCAGAGCCTGGACGCCGACCACGACGGCCGGGTGGCCGAGACGGACGCGGTCGCGGCACTCTCCGCGTACTTCACCGTGATCGAGCCGGACGCCTGA
- a CDS encoding STAS domain-containing protein codes for MTLKVDETEQGGWTVLRAHGELDLVTSPVVRQSVHGAVAEGRHDVVLDLSGVLFCDSSGVNVLIATRRLMKSCGGRLRLILPARGAVDGSHVNKVLGALGVRRLFEVYPDARSATDGDARPLSA; via the coding sequence GTGACGCTGAAGGTGGACGAGACCGAGCAAGGCGGGTGGACCGTACTGCGGGCCCACGGTGAACTCGATCTGGTGACCTCACCCGTCGTGCGTCAGTCCGTCCACGGAGCGGTGGCCGAGGGCCGGCACGACGTGGTCCTCGACCTCTCCGGTGTGCTCTTCTGCGACTCCAGCGGTGTCAACGTGCTGATCGCCACCCGCCGTCTCATGAAGTCGTGCGGGGGCCGGCTGCGGCTGATCCTCCCGGCCCGCGGCGCGGTGGACGGCTCCCACGTCAACAAGGTGCTCGGTGCCCTCGGCGTACGCAGGCTCTTCGAGGTCTACCCCGACGCGCGTTCCGCCACCGACGGGGACGCCCGGCCGCTCAGCGCCTGA
- a CDS encoding sigma-70 family RNA polymerase sigma factor, producing MAKDVPPRWDRRMQQRLVRGEAAALGELYDRFAALVHTQAHRMLDDEGAADLVTREVFGYVWENPDAYDPKQGSMRSWVAQLTHRRSVQRLRDTHGEPSGPDADAHAEELEQRVRKATAAARADYIVASMPAPLRAALELAYVQRRDYRQAAADLGVTGDEARRRLRLGLQLLSTANTRPPAGSAPPGYGRTP from the coding sequence ATGGCGAAGGACGTACCACCGCGCTGGGACCGCCGCATGCAGCAGCGGCTGGTGCGGGGCGAGGCGGCGGCGCTCGGCGAGCTCTACGACCGGTTCGCCGCCCTCGTGCACACCCAGGCCCATCGGATGCTCGACGACGAGGGCGCCGCGGACCTGGTGACCCGGGAGGTCTTCGGCTACGTCTGGGAGAACCCCGACGCCTACGACCCCAAGCAGGGCTCCATGCGGTCCTGGGTGGCGCAGCTCACCCACCGACGTTCCGTGCAGCGGCTCCGCGACACGCACGGGGAGCCGTCGGGGCCCGACGCGGACGCGCACGCCGAGGAGCTGGAGCAGCGGGTCCGGAAGGCCACCGCCGCCGCCCGCGCCGACTACATCGTCGCCTCCATGCCCGCACCACTGCGCGCCGCTCTGGAGCTCGCCTACGTCCAGCGCCGTGACTACCGGCAGGCCGCGGCCGACCTGGGCGTCACCGGGGACGAGGCCAGGCGCCGGCTGCGGCTCGGGCTGCAGCTGCTCTCCACGGCGAACACCCGCCCGCCCGCGGGCTCCGCACCACCGGGATACGGACGGACACCGTGA
- a CDS encoding maleylpyruvate isomerase N-terminal domain-containing protein yields MTEDERDDGRDEWPTDERRIPGQRTGGTQDQGRGDPPALPGPHPDVSTARTAALAESVAAPFAESVAETGPESAAPGAVLSHKVLTSLLGAWALAACSVEETAAVEEHLTSCAPCADEALRLRDAVGLLHTDGSLDLDPKLRARVLEGCLGRRPARIPVPSWAAPYDAETARLDALLRDIGDSEWHAPVRLKWFEGERPVTRRTTVAGVIGHLMTVDGLVSTALGLDDPLGSGDRPSTPTARTETWWSAHSRPPTRAVREPWRDQSHTLVRTVSFAGRGVAELSVPYGDFALPLRDSLLERAFECWVHGGDIADAVHYPYEPPAAAHLHGMIDLAARLLPAALAERRRTGLAGPARGLVTAGAPGRSLHLEIEGRGGGDWYVALDSPAALGSPGHAVAQVALDGVEFCRLVAGHVPPEEAAAGQEGDREAIRDVLSAAASLSRL; encoded by the coding sequence GTGACGGAGGACGAACGCGACGACGGGCGGGACGAGTGGCCCACGGACGAACGGCGGATACCGGGACAGCGGACCGGCGGCACGCAGGACCAGGGCCGCGGGGACCCACCCGCGCTCCCCGGACCGCACCCCGATGTCTCGACGGCCCGCACGGCGGCGCTCGCGGAGAGCGTCGCGGCACCCTTCGCGGAGAGCGTCGCGGAGACCGGCCCGGAGAGCGCCGCTCCGGGCGCGGTCCTGTCCCACAAGGTCCTCACCTCCCTCCTGGGCGCATGGGCCCTGGCCGCCTGCTCCGTCGAGGAGACGGCGGCGGTCGAGGAGCACCTCACCTCCTGCGCCCCCTGTGCGGACGAGGCACTGCGGTTGCGCGACGCGGTGGGTCTGCTGCACACCGACGGCAGCCTCGACCTGGACCCGAAGCTGCGGGCCCGGGTGCTGGAGGGCTGTCTGGGCCGCCGCCCGGCGCGCATCCCCGTCCCGTCCTGGGCCGCTCCGTACGACGCCGAGACCGCCAGGCTCGACGCGCTGCTGCGGGACATCGGGGACTCGGAGTGGCATGCGCCGGTGCGGCTGAAGTGGTTCGAGGGCGAGCGGCCGGTCACCCGCAGGACGACGGTGGCCGGAGTGATCGGTCACCTCATGACCGTCGACGGCCTGGTCTCCACGGCTCTGGGCCTGGACGACCCGCTCGGGAGCGGTGACAGGCCCTCGACACCGACCGCGCGCACCGAGACCTGGTGGTCGGCCCATTCCCGGCCGCCCACCAGGGCCGTCCGGGAACCCTGGCGCGACCAGAGCCACACCCTCGTACGCACGGTGTCGTTCGCCGGCCGGGGCGTCGCGGAACTCTCCGTGCCGTACGGGGACTTCGCCCTGCCGCTGCGGGACTCGCTCCTGGAGCGGGCCTTCGAGTGCTGGGTGCACGGCGGCGACATCGCGGACGCGGTCCACTATCCGTACGAGCCGCCCGCCGCCGCCCATCTCCACGGGATGATCGACCTGGCGGCCAGGCTGCTGCCCGCCGCCCTCGCCGAGCGCCGCCGCACGGGGCTGGCCGGACCGGCCCGGGGGCTGGTGACGGCCGGGGCCCCGGGGCGTTCGCTGCACCTGGAGATCGAGGGGCGGGGCGGCGGCGACTGGTACGTCGCGCTGGACTCACCGGCCGCCCTCGGCTCGCCCGGCCACGCGGTGGCGCAGGTGGCGCTCGACGGCGTGGAGTTCTGCCGGCTCGTCGCCGGGCACGTCCCGCCGGAAGAGGCGGCGGCGGGACAGGAGGGTGACCGCGAGGCCATCCGCGACGTGCTGTCCGCCGCGGCCTCCCTCAGCAGGCTGTGA
- the purU gene encoding formyltetrahydrofolate deformylase, whose protein sequence is MTAPQPAEPVTAAASDAAAEQYVLTLSCPDKQGIVHAVSSYLFMTGCNIEDSQQFGDHDTGLFFMRVHFSADATVNLDKLRASFAAIGDAFRMDWQIHRVADRMRVVLMVSKFGHCLNDLLFRSGIGALPVEIVAVVSNHTDFAELVASYGIPFRHIPVTRENKPEAEAQLLELVRGENVELVVLARYMQVLSDDLCKQLSGRIINIHHSFLPSFKGAKPYHQAHARGVKLIGATAHYVTADLDEGPIIEQEVERVGHGVTPDQLVAVGRDVECQALARAVKWHAERRILLNGRRTVVFA, encoded by the coding sequence ATGACCGCGCCGCAGCCTGCCGAACCCGTTACCGCCGCTGCCTCGGACGCCGCCGCCGAGCAGTACGTCCTCACGCTCTCGTGCCCCGACAAACAGGGCATCGTGCACGCCGTGTCGAGCTATCTCTTCATGACCGGCTGCAACATCGAGGACAGCCAGCAGTTCGGCGACCACGACACCGGTCTCTTCTTCATGCGCGTCCACTTCTCGGCCGACGCCACGGTGAACCTGGACAAGCTGCGGGCCAGCTTCGCCGCCATCGGGGACGCCTTCCGGATGGACTGGCAGATACACCGCGTCGCGGACCGGATGCGGGTCGTGCTGATGGTGAGCAAGTTCGGGCACTGCCTCAACGATCTGCTCTTCCGGTCCGGCATCGGCGCCCTGCCGGTGGAGATCGTGGCCGTCGTCTCCAACCACACGGACTTCGCCGAGCTCGTCGCCTCGTACGGCATCCCCTTCAGGCACATCCCCGTGACCCGGGAGAACAAGCCGGAGGCGGAGGCGCAGCTGCTGGAGCTGGTGCGCGGGGAGAACGTCGAACTGGTGGTCCTGGCCCGCTACATGCAGGTGCTGTCGGACGACCTCTGCAAGCAGCTGAGCGGCCGGATCATCAACATCCACCACTCCTTCCTGCCGAGTTTCAAGGGGGCCAAGCCCTACCACCAGGCCCACGCGCGGGGCGTGAAGCTGATCGGGGCGACGGCGCACTACGTGACGGCCGACCTCGACGAGGGGCCGATCATCGAGCAGGAGGTCGAGCGCGTCGGGCACGGGGTCACACCGGACCAGCTCGTCGCCGTCGGGCGCGACGTCGAGTGCCAGGCCCTGGCGCGCGCCGTGAAGTGGCACGCGGAGCGGCGCATCCTGCTCAACGGCCGACGCACGGTGGTCTTCGCGTAG
- a CDS encoding ABC transporter substrate-binding protein produces the protein MTGWQRLSSPRTSRLLTCAVTAGALLSGCGVLPGASGDSREPVTVMTWAPDASGADAVNMAGMPAMARAYAAWINERGGIDGHELRVLTCDDNDTPVGASRCARRAVDEDVVAVVGSYSRHGRAFLAPLEAAGIPYIGGYGASADEFTSYLSYPVNGGQPALVAGNGKQLAARCDRVSLVRPDSLVGDSMPGLLDTSLTRADLPASYDIRAPEEATSYDAQAARALDRAADGCVTAVLGQGTETFFDSFRRLEPEGGRVRISSVLGSIEQPLIDRTGGRNSPFEGAYVTGWYPDSGDARWDAMRQVIGEFAFGDNRVDPEDTGVQTTWIAYTVLKAVIEAMDRPEITAGGISVSLNRGAEVDTGGLTPVLRWRFKDMVGTAAYSRIVNGRVTFQVVREGRLVAEKKGFVDVTETLVDARLGS, from the coding sequence ATGACCGGATGGCAACGCCTCAGCTCCCCCCGCACCTCAAGGCTCCTGACATGCGCGGTGACGGCCGGCGCGCTGCTGTCCGGCTGCGGCGTCCTCCCTGGCGCGTCGGGGGATTCCAGGGAGCCCGTCACCGTCATGACCTGGGCCCCTGACGCGTCCGGCGCCGACGCGGTGAACATGGCGGGCATGCCGGCCATGGCGCGGGCCTACGCCGCCTGGATCAACGAGCGGGGCGGGATCGACGGGCACGAGCTGCGGGTCCTCACCTGTGACGACAACGACACCCCGGTCGGCGCGTCCCGGTGTGCCCGGCGGGCGGTCGACGAGGACGTGGTCGCCGTCGTCGGCTCCTACAGCCGGCACGGGCGGGCCTTCCTGGCCCCGCTGGAGGCGGCCGGGATCCCGTACATCGGTGGTTACGGCGCCTCGGCCGACGAGTTCACCAGCTATCTCTCCTACCCCGTCAACGGCGGCCAGCCGGCGCTCGTCGCCGGAAACGGCAAGCAGCTGGCCGCCAGGTGCGACCGGGTGTCCCTCGTGCGGCCCGACTCGCTGGTCGGCGACAGCATGCCCGGCCTCCTCGACACGAGCCTCACCCGGGCCGATCTGCCCGCCTCCTACGACATCAGGGCCCCGGAGGAGGCCACCTCGTACGACGCCCAGGCGGCCAGGGCGCTCGACCGGGCGGCCGACGGCTGTGTGACGGCCGTGCTCGGCCAGGGGACGGAGACGTTCTTCGACTCGTTCCGCCGCCTCGAACCGGAGGGCGGCAGGGTGCGGATCTCGTCCGTGCTCGGCAGCATCGAACAGCCGCTCATCGACCGTACCGGCGGCCGGAACAGCCCCTTCGAGGGGGCGTACGTCACCGGCTGGTACCCGGACTCCGGGGACGCCCGCTGGGACGCCATGCGCCAGGTGATCGGCGAGTTCGCCTTCGGTGACAACCGGGTCGACCCCGAGGACACCGGCGTGCAGACCACTTGGATCGCGTACACCGTGCTCAAGGCGGTCATCGAGGCGATGGACCGGCCGGAGATCACCGCCGGCGGCATCAGCGTCAGCCTCAACCGCGGCGCCGAGGTGGACACCGGCGGACTCACGCCCGTCCTGCGCTGGCGCTTCAAGGACATGGTGGGCACCGCCGCGTATTCACGCATCGTCAACGGGCGGGTGACGTTCCAGGTGGTGCGCGAGGGCCGGCTGGTCGCCGAGAAGAAGGGCTTCGTGGATGTCACGGAGACCTTGGTGGACGCCCGGCTCGGCAGCTGA